One Pyrus communis chromosome 4, drPyrComm1.1, whole genome shotgun sequence genomic region harbors:
- the LOC137730982 gene encoding proteasome subunit beta type-6-like, producing the protein MDQSIQNDLNAPHSMGTTIIGVTYNGGVVLGADSRTSTGVYVANRASDKITQLTDNVYLCRSGSAADSQIVSDYVRHFLHQHTVQLGQPATVKVAANLIRLFSYNNKNMLQTGLIIGGWDKYEGGKIYGVPLGGTILEQPFAIGGSGSTYLYGFFDQEWKEGMTKEEAEQLVVKAVSLAIARDGASGGVVRTVIINSEGVTRNYYPGDALPLWHEELEPQNSLLDILSSSSSGPDMMIS; encoded by the exons ATGGATCAGTCTATACAGAATGACCTTAATGCTCCTCACTCCATGGGCACCACCATCATCGGCGTCACCTACAATGGCGGCGTCGTCCTCGGCGCCGATTCCCGAACCAGCACCG GTGTTTATGTTGCAAACCGAGCATCCGATAAGATCACTCAGCTCACTGACAATGTCTACTTGTGTCGCTCCGGATCG GCTGCTGATTCTCAAATTGTGTCTGATTACGTGCGTCACTTTCTTCATCAGCACAC GGTACAGCTGGGCCAGCCTGCAACAGTCAAGGTTGCTGCAAACCTTATCAGGTTGTTCTCATACAATAACAAG AATATGCTACAAACTGGCTTGATTATTGGTGGTTGGGACAAGTATGAAGGAGGTAAAATATATGGAGTGCCACTCGGAGGGACAATTTTAGAGCAGCCTTTTGCTATTGGAG GATCCGGCTCCACTTATCTGTATGGTTTCTTTGATCAAGAGTGGAAGGAAGGAATGACCAAAGAGGAAGCTGAG CAATTGGTGGTGAAAGCAGTTTCCCTTGCTATTGCTCGAGATGGTGCTAGTGGTGGTGTCGTTCGAACAGTCATT ATAAATTCAGAGGGGGTGACAAGAAACTATTATCCCGGAGACGCCCTTCCGCTCTGGCACGAGGAACTGGAACCCCAGAATTCTTTGCTCGATATAttgtcatcatcttcatctgGTCCAGACATGATGATAAGTTGA